The sequence AGGTTTTTCACGTAGGAACGGACATCGCGGGGGAGGTTGTCCTTGGCGATGCCGTGGTGGCGTTCGGGGATGGGGGGGTGTTCGAGCATAGGGGGTACAGAGCTTTCACTTTGTACTGGTATGACCGGGATTGCCGCGTCGCGGACTCCTCGCAATGACAGACAAAGTGGGACGGAGATCCACAATCTTCGCCTGGACGTCCCGCCTGCCGTTCCACTCGTTGATCCCGAGCTCGTATACAACATCCACGGTATCACCGATGCGGACATTGGGACAGATGCTCTCGTAGCGGAAGCAGATGAACTGCTGTCGCAGTGTGCCGTCCTGCACGGTGATCCGACCGTGGGCGTTGTCGCGCCCCATCGTGCGCACGTCCGCAACCATGAGGCCGCGCGTCATGAACCGCGGCGTGGGGTTTCCGATGCCATAGGGCTGGAGCATCTCCACATGCTCCACGAGCTCCATCGTGAGGTCCGCGAGTACGAGCTCCGCGTCGATTGCGAGCGTGGGCAGAAGGTCTGCCGGGGTCAGCGTGCGGCGTGCGTACGCTTCAAGGCCTTCGCGGAACGCGAGAATCTGCGCGGCGTCCCGGAGCTTCAACCCGCACGCTTGCGGATGCCCGCCGTAGGAGAGGAGCGTTTGGGAAACGGAGTCCAATGCTTGTACGATGTGAAAATGTGCGATGCTGCGACCTGATCCCGCGACGACGCCACCGAGCGTCGTGAGTGCGATCGCGGGCCGATGGTAGTGCTCCACGAGCCGCGCGGCCACGAGCCCCACGATCCCCTGCGGCCACCAGTCCCCCACCACGACGAGCATGTGGCGATCGCCGAGGTCACCAACCTGCTCGAGTGCCTCCGCGTTCGCGCGCATCACGAGCTGCTGCCGCTCGATATTCGTCGCGTTGAGCCGATCCGCGAGCACCGCGGCCTCCTCGGGATCGTTCGTGCGCAGCAATCGCAACGCCACCGACGCATGGTCAATGCGCCCCGCCGCGTTGATGCGCGGCGCAATCTGGAAGCCAATCGTCCCGGGCGTGATGCGCTCCGGGTTGATACCGGAGACCTCGTAGAGTTTCCGCAACCCCAGGCGTCGCGTCTTTGCGAGTACGACGAGTCCGTACCGGACAATGACACGGTTCTCGCCCGTGAGCGGGCCAAAATCCGCGACGGTCGAAATGGCCGCGGCATCGAGGAGCCATTTCGAGAATCCCTCCGCGAGCGTGTGGTCTCCCCGCTCGGCATCGCGCAGGCAGAGTGCCTCCGCGAGCTTGAACGCCACACCGCCCCCCGTGAGCTGCTTCTCCGGGTATGCCTCGCCGTCCACCTTCGGGTGGAGGATCGCGTGCGCCGGCGGCGGCTGCTGTGTTC is a genomic window of bacterium containing:
- the recJ gene encoding single-stranded-DNA-specific exonuclease RecJ — protein: MRTVVQERQWVVTDPAPQSFLSAHGALPRVVAQLLYQRGVREEDAIAAFLYPDYDAHRHDPFLFRDMAKAVDRLFAARERGEAILVHGDYDADGVSGAAVLEETLAALGCTVDTFIPHREEDGYGFREAGLAYACEIGARVIITCDCGIANAATVVAANESGIDVIITDHHLIPTDDAGTQQPPPAHAILHPKVDGEAYPEKQLTGGGVAFKLAEALCLRDAERGDHTLAEGFSKWLLDAAAISTVADFGPLTGENRVIVRYGLVVLAKTRRLGLRKLYEVSGINPERITPGTIGFQIAPRINAAGRIDHASVALRLLRTNDPEEAAVLADRLNATNIERQQLVMRANAEALEQVGDLGDRHMLVVVGDWWPQGIVGLVAARLVEHYHRPAIALTTLGGVVAGSGRSIAHFHIVQALDSVSQTLLSYGGHPQACGLKLRDAAQILAFREGLEAYARRTLTPADLLPTLAIDAELVLADLTMELVEHVEMLQPYGIGNPTPRFMTRGLMVADVRTMGRDNAHGRITVQDGTLRQQFICFRYESICPNVRIGDTVDVVYELGINEWNGRRDVQAKIVDLRPTLSVIARSPRRGNPGHTSTK